The DNA region aaattcaacatagTTTTTTCGTTCATACAACTGATggattaaatgtatttttgaattttgaattattattattgtataaatttaaattgttgcttaaaaatatatgtattttaattatttagaatgATACTGCACGTGTTAATGTATCAGTTGAAGATATTAATGAATGGGATCCAAGATTTCGACATCCAAGATATGAATTTCATGCTCGAACACTTCGTGTTGGTTCAATTGTTGgtatgtttaatttattatacgagattatacaatttattatactgatattatttttttttttttcatgaaaataatttatttgcagGAAGACTTGAAGCAGCTGATGGTGATCGAGGTGATCGAGTGTCATTGTCACTTCGTGGACCCGATGCAAGGTTACTACTCtatttatgttattaaaaatattctcccataattatttataaaactttctataactttttaatatttactacAGAATGTTTGAAATTCGTGACAATGGTGAACTGATTCTCACTTCAACAGGCCCATTTAATAATTCACTAGCTCGACTTGTTGCTGTTGCTTCAGATACTGGTAAACCACCTCGGTTAGTAATTCATATAACTTTAAATactcaattgttttttaaatgttattgttgtcttattaaattattattattacagtaCAAGTATGATACCATTAATTGTTCACATTCCAAGTGGTTTACAATCCCCACCACTTGCTGCTCGTGCTGCTCCAGTTTGGCTCAATGGAAGTATTCTTTTAGTTGCTGTTTTTGGTGTTGTACTTGGTCTACTTGGTGTTGTTATATTAATTcttattctttatatttacaaacagtaagttaaacaattattcattcatttaatttaacatattattttgtttataaataatattttttaattttagaaaacgTCCAAAACATAGTggttcaataaattcaattggtaGTGGTTATCGAGGTAAATCACCTGTTCCATCAGCTTTAAGTTCAAGTCCACAAATACTTGGTGCCAGTGTAATAAGTGATGAACCACCAAAATCAACATCTAGAAAATCTCGTGTATCAAATCCTGTTTTTGGTGAAGACAATATAAATCCATATAATACTGGtacaaatggtaaaaaaaaaaaaaaatcaatcatcaAATCAAAtagttaattgaaaaattaaattaaaaattataatattattattgttagaaACTACAGAGACATCAAGACCAACTGGAATTATTCCAACTTTTAATAGAAGAAAAGTTGCTCCATTACCAAGTACACCATCTCTATCAGCAACATCAAATATTCCAAATATCGGTGGATTAGTTCAGAACATGAATGACTTGAGTGCTCGAATGAATCTTGATACAGTATCACAAAATTCATCAAGCTTTTCAGTTGATCCACCTGACTCATTAATTAATCCAGTTTGGCCAACTGGTAATTCTcaacatgttaaaaaattatcatggaaTGAAGATAGCagagtaatttaaattttattaatgtttatttagtaatttatttatttttattatacatttttatttttttttatagactgGAGAAAGTATTGTTGATGCAGCTGGTGCTGGAAATAGTCATCAAGGTCCAGAAAAATTAAACCTTACAGTATACTTTTGATTTGTAATTagaatttgtttgttttttttttttttttctatatatttttcataatttatatgaaataaatagccataaatttttaatattgaacagtaaatatatttgatgaagAAAAGTTCAGCTGGactgattaaatatttaatttcgttGGCTATTTGGAACGCATGCTCCTTCAACTTCTTGATAACCATCACAACATTCTGCAATTCGAATTTCTTTTTCTACAAtctgaaattatttatgaatttttaataaatttttttatttattaataaataacagttGAACATACCGGTTGAATAATTTTCGTTCTGTTGACATTTGCACTCTCAATTTTTGGTTCacgtacaaatttttttactatgcgATCACAGACATTTGGCCCTTTGAGTTTTGACACagtaaaattaatcaacattgcgacaattaaataaatgataaattttcttacgaatgacatctttttttttttttttttgtttttagtaaTTCAGATTTCAACGAGTGTGTATTGTCATCAACGTTTGtactattaataaattaattatgtatttttattagtcGTAGAAAAAATAAGGTGATCTGAATTAATGTCATTGGACttgaaagtttatttttagaaacaaattaagtatatcaattttaaatatccaatcatataacgaaaattattaataaccataagttgaaaattttttagacaCATTTACTTGGACTTTAGCTTTTGTAAGAGTTCATCAGAAGCCTCAGGCTAttaatttttacgtttttgctttttttttctatcaagcAAACAAAAAGAAGAATCGTCTTAAAAATTCACTATAGTATTTTTccttattgaaaaaacaatagagAAACTTATaaataactcaaaaaaaaaaaaaaaaaagaaagaaatgtattgaaaatttaatttgtttacaaAAGAgtactttattattactaaatttaattttttataataatataaatgaaccCTTAAATAACTATTATGTTACAAGTGGTTTGGCTCATAAATACAACTTACAGCattagcttaaaaaaaaaaaaaaacaccttgAAAAACTGGTCAAGATtcttattaaaatacatttaaaaaaaccttaaataatgatacatgaatattttattttttgttacttttttatctttcatccTTACTTTATGAATAAACAGCATTATTATGTCAGCATCACTGATTTTACAGTtacaaataatcatcatttatttctaatgggaatttatcaactaattttttttttaactctaatttttattatttaaaaaacatacaaatgttgatatttttaattttttaaattatcatcatacaTTCGatctttgaagaaaaaaaaaaaaaaaaatgaaaacggcttttagtaatgtttttttttaaagatcaACTTTGGTAAGCACATTGACTCAATGATGTATAAACAATGAAACGACAGTTTAACTGTGCGTCaagacgagaaaaaaaaaaaacaagttgaaaaaaaaattatcaatatcttaaatttagaaaattaaaaaaaaaaaaaaaaaaagaaattataattattatttaaagtcaTTCTATAATAACAAGATCATCTAGAGAACCACTGCTACTTCTTGTATTATGATCATTACTagcatgaaattttttagcagttttattatttgatggatcatcatcatcatcatcatcgtcatcatcatctgatgatattaaaacaacaagtggtgcattttttttttcagctggTTTTGATGATGGTACTGATGAATTTGTTTCATCTAAATCAACAGTATCAGGTTCAATTTTTGTACGTGTTTTTGTTTCTGTTTTAgattcatttttatctttatctttatctttttttaatactaaattTTCCCATGAGCCATCttgtaataattgaatttcatttgaatcaccaattaatttatttgatgttaaTACATCTTGAAAATATCCATCAATAACAAGATTATCATATAATGCTGATTTATCACATACTGGACAATTCCATGTTGGTTTTCTTTCattcatttgtaaatataatgatgCATCAAAACATTGTAAATGCATACAAGTTGTTGCACGACATGGTGTACTCATACGCATTTTACCAAGTGGACATGCTAATGATACTCTTAATGATGTTGTTGCAATTTCACTATCAGCatcttcatttaatttttctttaattaaacCACGTGTAAAATCAGGATGTCTTGGACCACGTCCTTTTAATCTTGTTAATAATTCAgtacttgttaattttttaacaagataTATTGCAACAGCATATCTTCTACCATAATCAGCAGACCATGATACTGATATTTGATTTGGTACTGTtggtgataatttaataagtgGACTAATATTAACTGGTCTTGGTGGTCTTTTTGGTTCAACACCAGGTTTATTTGTTGGTATTGGATTTGGTAATGGGCATGGTTTACCATTAACTTTAACAGCAACACTTGGTGGAAAATAATCTTCTTGTTCACATGATGTTTCTTGTAAACAAAATCTCATTTGTACTTGTATAATATATTCCATTTTAGCACCAGTACGACAATCACGTGAACTTGCAATATCAGTTGCTTGTTGTGGTGTTAAATGGAATGTAAATGGACTTTCTTGTAATCTCATTGTACCTTGTGGCATTAAACTTGATGGTTTAAGTATTTCACCAAGTAAATCAAaaaatggtaattttttaagtttaacaTCTGGATGTACAACATATGGTTGACTTGGTTGTAATTGCATtggtgatattattttttgttgttgatatggATATGTTGGATATACTGTATTATTTGTTCTTTGTGGACCAACATTACCATAATTTGGCTGTTGATATACTGGTCCTGATCTACCAACTTGTGATTGAGGCATTGATGCTTGATGAGCTGGTGGTAAATCCTTGGCATGTTGTGCCGATGATTGGGATTGACCTGGTTGTCCAACACGACGCATGACTCTGTTTTAAGTTTTAATTAAtctgtcattattttttgtatcctttttgttttctactttttttgtattttaaattaaaaaaaaacaacaaaaattattaacattatgcTACACCTCACCTAGTGTCTTCGTTACGATGAATATTTTGATCAATTGATTCGTTTGTAGGGCCACTTTGACCGTACATCTGATGTGATACAAGTTGATCGGCCCTAaagacaatttattattgtattttgtctttagcaaaaatatacaatattgttggttttttttttttttttaaatatataaataaataaataactcacTGAATTGTTTTGTAGAGATCACGTATTTTAACTCCAACTGGTTTTGAATTGAGTCTCAATAATTCTAAAGCACGCTGTTGTAATTCGTTTTTTCTTCCTGACTTATTTCTTCCAGCAAAACCTAATAGTGTCTGAAGTTCAGATACCCGAAAAGTCAATAGCATACTctgtaacaataatatttacaaaaaaaaaataaaaattaattgtatataaattattgttattatttacttaaaacatattattatttgatgtttttattaagTAGATAATTTACCAAATGAATAATAACGATCGGCCAGTTGATTATTGAACATGTAGCCTGGAcgtattttcattatttattcaatatttatcttGGAATATGGAATTTTACTTGCCTCGAGTTCCTCCGCCTCGGACATCCTTGAAGATGATTTTCTTCGGGAtgccgttttttttttttgttgttgtacaCTTTATCTCAATAGTTttgatatcttttttttttttttttttacaacaatctTCAACGCTACaacagaatattttttttgtaggtTATAAtcgttaattaatatttttttgaattgttgCTTCATGAAAGTagacaacaattttttttttttttggttctctTACActgtcaaattattttttaaaattaaacttaaaaaattatctttaagtttataataatatttttaatattatttaaataattaaataaatgctttgtaattattttaatgtttaattcTTAATTAGTGTTGTTTtgtgatgatttttataaaaataaaaattgagtgaCATGTGGTGTAAAGAGACCTTAGTTGTTTC from Aphidius gifuensis isolate YNYX2018 linkage group LG5, ASM1490517v1, whole genome shotgun sequence includes:
- the LOC122856985 gene encoding E3 SUMO-protein ligase PIAS1 isoform X1, yielding MSEAEELESMLLTFRVSELQTLLGFAGRNKSGRKNELQQRALELLRLNSKPVGVKIRDLYKTIQADQLVSHQMYGQSGPTNESIDQNIHRNEDTRVMRRVGQPGQSQSSAQHAKDLPPAHQASMPQSQVGRSGPVYQQPNYGNVGPQRTNNTVYPTYPYQQQKIISPMQLQPSQPYVVHPDVKLKKLPFFDLLGEILKPSSLMPQGTMRLQESPFTFHLTPQQATDIASSRDCRTGAKMEYIIQVQMRFCLQETSCEQEDYFPPSVAVKVNGKPCPLPNPIPTNKPGVEPKRPPRPVNISPLIKLSPTVPNQISVSWSADYGRRYAVAIYLVKKLTSTELLTRLKGRGPRHPDFTRGLIKEKLNEDADSEIATTSLRVSLACPLGKMRMSTPCRATTCMHLQCFDASLYLQMNERKPTWNCPVCDKSALYDNLVIDGYFQDVLTSNKLIGDSNEIQLLQDGSWENLVLKKDKDKDKNESKTETKTRTKIEPDTVDLDETNSSVPSSKPAEKKNAPLVVLISSDDDDDDDDDDDPSNNKTAKKFHASNDHNTRSSSGSLDDLVIIE
- the LOC122856985 gene encoding E3 SUMO-protein ligase PIAS1 isoform X2 produces the protein MLLTFRVSELQTLLGFAGRNKSGRKNELQQRALELLRLNSKPVGVKIRDLYKTIQADQLVSHQMYGQSGPTNESIDQNIHRNEDTRVMRRVGQPGQSQSSAQHAKDLPPAHQASMPQSQVGRSGPVYQQPNYGNVGPQRTNNTVYPTYPYQQQKIISPMQLQPSQPYVVHPDVKLKKLPFFDLLGEILKPSSLMPQGTMRLQESPFTFHLTPQQATDIASSRDCRTGAKMEYIIQVQMRFCLQETSCEQEDYFPPSVAVKVNGKPCPLPNPIPTNKPGVEPKRPPRPVNISPLIKLSPTVPNQISVSWSADYGRRYAVAIYLVKKLTSTELLTRLKGRGPRHPDFTRGLIKEKLNEDADSEIATTSLRVSLACPLGKMRMSTPCRATTCMHLQCFDASLYLQMNERKPTWNCPVCDKSALYDNLVIDGYFQDVLTSNKLIGDSNEIQLLQDGSWENLVLKKDKDKDKNESKTETKTRTKIEPDTVDLDETNSSVPSSKPAEKKNAPLVVLISSDDDDDDDDDDDPSNNKTAKKFHASNDHNTRSSSGSLDDLVIIE